One region of Molothrus aeneus isolate 106 chromosome 1, BPBGC_Maene_1.0, whole genome shotgun sequence genomic DNA includes:
- the LOC136565563 gene encoding fatty acid-binding protein 5, whose product MAIDAFLGKWCLVSSEGFEEYMKELGVGMAMRKMGSMAKPDVYIIQDGDTITMKTESTFKTSQFSFKLGEKFEENTLDGRKTQTLVSLKDDGSLLQEQEWDGKKTTITRKLVDGKLVVECDMNGVKCVRVYQKA is encoded by the exons ATGGCCATCGACGCGTTTTTGGGTAAATGGTGCCTCGTCTCCAGCGAGGGCTTCGAGGAGTACATGAAGGAGCTGG GTGTGGGTATGGCCATGAGAAAAATGGGAAGCATGGCCAAACCAGACGTTTACATTATTCAGGATGGGGACACCATCACCATGAAAACAGAAAGCACCTTCAAAACTTCACAGTTTAGCTTCAAGCTTGGTGAGAAATTTGAGGAAAACACATTAGATGGTAGGAAAACTCAG ACCCTTGTCAGCTTAAAAGATGATGGCTCATTGCTTCAAGAGCAGGAATGGGATGGCAAGAAGACCACAATAACAAGGAAGCTCGTGGATGGAAAATTGGTGGTG GAGTGTGACATGAATGGTGTCAAGTGTGTTAGAGTCTACCAGAAGGCATGA